In Mycoplasmopsis meleagridis, the genomic stretch AAGTTTGATAGATGAAAATTTTGATAAAGTAGTAGTTTTTAAAAATAAACAAATAAATGGTATTTTTGACAAAGAAAATATAGATATAGATGAGATTAAAAAATGTATTTAAAAATTAAACTGTTTTTACAAAAACACCTATTTTATAGATATATTAGTAAAAATAATGTTACATATTTAAAATCAAAAATATTATTAAAACATTTATTAATTATTTTGGCAATTTTTATTTTAATAACAACTATTTCTTTGTTAAATTTAAGTTTAAATATTAATGAATTTGGATTAAATGTATTTAAAAATAATTTGGTAAATATTTTTAAATTTAGTGAGAAAAGTTCATATATTTTAGGTAATGAAAATTCCAATTTATGAATTTTATCTATCAATTATTTATGAATTACTATCAAATATACATTAGTTGGTTCTTTTTTAGGTTTCATTATAGCATTAACAACTAGCTATATCACCAGTAAAAATAATTTAAAAAATTTTTTAAGAATTCCTTTTTCCATCATTATTATCTTTTTAAGATCTATTCCTGAACTAGTTTTTATAACTATATTTACTAACTCATTTAATAGTTATTTAGCAATAGTTTTAGTTTTCTTTTGATTCTCTTGATTATGGCTTCATAAATATTATTTAGAAATGTTTAATTCTCTTAACTATAAAGAAATATATCTTTTGAAAAAATTAGGCAATAATAACTTTAAAATTTTTTTTAATTATATTTGGCCAAGAATTAGCAATAGGATAATCGCACAATTTTTATATTCTTTTGAATCAAACATTAGATGATCATCAATATTAGCTACACTAGGGCTAGGAGGAATAGGGACACTAATTTATTATGGTTCCTACTCATCTTTTAGATTAAATGAATTAGGAATACCATTTGTTATTTTGTTCATTTTTATAGTTTTTTTAGAATTATTTAATTTTATTTTTTTAAATTTTATTTTGAGAAATAAATCTGCTTTTTATACACAAAAAAGATATTTAAATAGTGTTAATAAAACAAAATATATATGTAGTTGAAAATTTTATTTTAATTTGTTGCTTTTATTAATGCCATTGATATTAACAATTTACGTTTTAATAACAATTGACTATACTTCTTTAAATCTTTATTCATCCAAAAATATTTTTGTTTCTTTTTTCAATCCTGATTGATCAGTTTTTGATGCTCTATCAAAAGATATTAACTTGAATCCATTTTTACAAATACTACAAACTATTCTTTTTTCAACTTTTATAAGTTTGTTATCTTTAATATTAACAATTACTTTTCTTCCATTGTTTAGTAGATTGTTATTTAATAAATACTATGTTTTATTCAATAAGATAATAATGACGTTTTTAAGAATAATACCGGTAATAATTTTCTTTTTTATACTAAATACTTTATTTTTTTCGCCTTTAACTTTACTATTACTAATTTTAACTTTTCATCAAATAACAGTACTAACTAAGTTATTTAGCGAAATGATAGATAAATTTAATAAAAATGATTATCATAATTTAAAAATACAAGGATACAGTAAAAGCAAGATATACTTTTTATTTTTAATTCCTTCAATAAAACATGAATTAATTTCTATATTTATTTTTTATTTAGAAATTAATTTTAGAAATTTATTAACGTACAGTATTTATTCACAAAATGAATTAGTATTAGGTTCTAAAATTAGTTATTTTTTAAATGAAAAATTTTTAGATTTAAACAAAGCTTTTTCTTATGTATGAATATCAACTTTTACAATAATTTCTATTAATTTAATTAAATATCTAATTCATAATAGACTTAATAAAGTTAAATTATGGCCTTTAAAATTGATAAAAATTAACTTTTTCAATATTTAACTTTTATTTTATTAATCATTAATATTGATTATTTTTCTATAATAAAAAACATGAATAAATATGAGTTAGTTTCAAGCTATCAACCTGCCGGAGACCAGCCTAAAGCAATTAATGAATTAGTTAATAATATAAAAAATGGCGTCAAATATCAAGTTCTTGAAGGAATTACTGGTTCTGGAAAAACATTTACTATTGCAAATGTAATAAAAGAATTTAATAGACCAGTATTAGTTCTTTCGCATAATAAAACCTTAGCTTCTCAACTTTATACGGAATTAAAAGGATTTTTCCCAAATAATAAAGTTGAGTATTTTGTCTCATATTTTGACTATTATCGTCCAGAATACTATCACGTAGCTAGTGATTCTTATAGTGAAAAAGTTTCTCAAAATAATGCTGAATTAGATGCAATGAGAATGTCTTCTGTTAATTCCTTGTTAACAAGAAACGATACTATAATTGTTGCATCAGTTTCTGCTATTTATGGTGCTTTAAATCCTGAAGAATATCAAGATAATTTTTGAGAAATACATATAGGAATGAAAATAAAAAGAGAAGAATTTTTAAGAAGATTAATTATTCTTCAATATCAAAGAAATGAAATAGATTTAGGATGAGGAACATTTAGTTCAAAAGGCGATAACGTATTTATTAATTTTTCCTCAAATGAAAATTTTATTGTTAGAGTTGAATTTTTTGGAGATGAAATTGAAGATATAACTTTAATTGATCCTATTACTAAAAACCCTATAAAAAAGGTAGAAAAACAAATTATTTTTCCCGGACAAGCATATACTGTTTCTAGAGACATAATAAAAGAAGCTTGTGAAAAAATCTATCATGAAATGAAAGAAAGAATCAAATATTTTGAAAATAATAATCGTTTATTAGAAGCTCAGAGAATAAAAGAAAGAACCGAAAAAGATATTGATTCATTAGAAGAATTTGGCATTTGCTCTGGAATTGAAAATTATGCCTTATATATGGATAAAAGATTGCCAGGTCAAAGACCTTATACGTTATTAGATTATTTTAAAGATAAAAATCCTCTCTTGATAATTGATGAATCTCACATGATGATACCACAATTAGCAGCAATGTATCGCGGTGATCACGCAAGAAAAAAAACTTTAGTAGAATATGGTTTTAGATTGCCTAGCGCACTAGATAATAGACCCTTACAATTAGAGGAATTTGAAAAATATTTTGATTTTCAAACCATATATATATCAGCAACTCCCGCTGATTATGAATTAAATAAAACTGAAGGCGTAATTATACCTTTGTATGTTAGACCGACAGGTTTATTAGATCCAGTAATTGAAGTGAGAAAATCTGAAAATCAAGTTGAAAATATTTACGATGAAATTCAAAAACAAAAAATAAAAAATGAAAGAACATTAATTCTCACAACTACTAAAAGATTAGCAGAGGAATTAACTAGATATTTTTTAGAAAGAAATGAAAAAGTAGCCTATATTCATTCAGAACATAAAACTTTTGAAAGAAATAATATTTTAAGAAAACTAAGAACAGGAACTTATGATACTGTTATAGGAATAAATCTGCTTAGAGAAGGCATTGATCTTCCCGAAGTAAGTTTAATTATTGTTTTAGATGCAGATAAAGAAGGATTTTTAAGATCTACTAAGAGCTTAATACAAATAGCCGGTAGAGCAGCTAGAAATGCTAATGGTAGAGTTATATTTTATGCTGATAATTTAACTAATAGTATGAAAGAATGTATAGAAGATAATTTATACAAACGTAGTTTACAAATCTCATATAATAGAGAACATAATATTATTCCAAAAACAATTCAAAAACCAATTCCTGAGTTAATTAATGGTAATAATCAACTAATTAATAACGTTCAACAATTTTTAAATGCTAAAGATAAAAAAGAAAAAACAACCTTAACTAAAAAAGAATTAATAGCCGAACTAACTAAACAAATGCAAGAAGCTACTAGAGTTTTAGACTATGAAAAAGCTATTGAATTAAGAGATATGATTTTTGAATTAAGAGAAACTAAATAACCTATAAAAAAGGCTTATTAGTAAAATAGAATAAGAGGATATATGTCTAATAAAGATGAAATTAAAATAAAAGGTGCTAGAGAGAATAATTTGAAAAATATTTCTTTATCTATACCTAAAAATAAACTAGTAGTTTTCACAGGTCTTTCTGGAAGCGGTAAATCTTCTTTGGCTTTCAATACGATTTATGAAGAAGGACGCAGAAGATATATTGATAGTTTAGGAAGTTATGCAAGAATGTTTTTAGGAGGAACAAGTAAACCAGATGTAGATTCAATTGAAGGCTTAAGCCCTTCAATTTCTATTGAACAAAAAACAACACATAATAATCCAAGATCAACAGTAGGGACAGTAACTGAAATTTATGATTATTTTAGATTACTTTTCGCAAGAATTGGTATTCCCTATTGTTCTAATCATAAAATTCCTATTGCTACTCAAACTAATAAAGACATTATAAATACCATTTTCAAAATGAAAGAAGGAACAAAATTTTACATTCTTTCTCCTATTGTTGCTGGAGAAAAAGGTACATTTGCCAACTTGATTGAAAAATTAAGAAAAGATAATTTTATAAGAATTAAAGTAGATGGAGAAATTAAGAGATTAGACGATAACATAATTCTCGAAAAAAATATCAAGCATACAATAGATATAGTAGTTGATAGATTAGAGTTAAAAGAAGAAAATTATAATCGTATTGCTGAAGATATAGCATTAGGTCTTGAATATAGTAAAGGATTAATAAAAATTGAAACTTTAGAAGGTGAAGTAAAAACTTTTTCAAAATTACATTCGTGCATACATAAAGATTTTGAAATGCCAAATATAGAAACTAGACTTTTTTCTTTTAATTCTCCTTTTGGAATGTGCAACCATTGTAAGGGATTAGGAGTAGATTTAAAGGCCGACTTTGATGCTCTTGTACCAGAAAAATTTAAATCAATAAATCAAGGCGCTATTAAAATTTTTGAAAATACAGTAGGAACACAAAATTTAGAGTGACAAGAATTTGAAATATTGTGTAAATATTACAATATTGATTTAAACACTCCAATTGAGGATTTAAGTGAAAGAGAATTAGAAATAATTAAATATGGTTCGAAAGAAGAAATTGAATACGTTTTAATTTCTGTAAATGGTAATAAAACTAGAAGAAATAGATATATCGATGGTTTTTTAACAAAAGTAGAAAAACAATATATTGAAACTTCTAGTGAAAAAATTCGTGAATGATTAAAAAAATTCATGGGTACTTTCACTTGCAAATGATGCAAGGGTTCAAGATTAAATGATTATGCTTTAGCCGTTAAAATTAACGATTTTAATATTAACGATTTTGCAAAAATGAGTGTTAATGATGCTTTAATTAACTTGGAAAATCTCAATTTATCTGATGAGCAAAAAACTATATCTGCCTTAATTAAAAATGAATTAGTTAATCGCTTAACATTTTTAAATAACGTTGGATTAAATTATTTGACATTAAATAGAAATGCTGAAACTTTATCTGGTGGAGAAAGTCAG encodes the following:
- the uvrA gene encoding excinuclease ABC subunit UvrA, coding for MSNKDEIKIKGARENNLKNISLSIPKNKLVVFTGLSGSGKSSLAFNTIYEEGRRRYIDSLGSYARMFLGGTSKPDVDSIEGLSPSISIEQKTTHNNPRSTVGTVTEIYDYFRLLFARIGIPYCSNHKIPIATQTNKDIINTIFKMKEGTKFYILSPIVAGEKGTFANLIEKLRKDNFIRIKVDGEIKRLDDNIILEKNIKHTIDIVVDRLELKEENYNRIAEDIALGLEYSKGLIKIETLEGEVKTFSKLHSCIHKDFEMPNIETRLFSFNSPFGMCNHCKGLGVDLKADFDALVPEKFKSINQGAIKIFENTVGTQNLEWQEFEILCKYYNIDLNTPIEDLSERELEIIKYGSKEEIEYVLISVNGNKTRRNRYIDGFLTKVEKQYIETSSEKIREWLKKFMGTFTCKWCKGSRLNDYALAVKINDFNINDFAKMSVNDALINLENLNLSDEQKTISALIKNELVNRLTFLNNVGLNYLTLNRNAETLSGGESQRIKLATQIGSNLTGVLYVLDEPSIGLHQRDNDRLIKALKNMVDIGNTLIVVEHDEDTIKSADYIVDIGPKAGVHGGEVVAKGSLNEIIKEKNSITGKYLSGELKIEIPHSRRSGNGKVVEILGAAENNLKNIDVKIPLGKFIAVTGVSGSGKSTLVNEILVQGLKKIQTRNPIGIKVGKFKSFKNASLIDKIIPISQSPIGRTPRSNPATYTSVFDDIREIFASAEEAKLRGYAKSRFSFNIPGGRCEKCQGDGSIKIEMHFLPDVYITCDSCDGARYNRETLEIKYHNRNINDVLNMTVDEAIDFFAARNNIITKLKTLHDVGLGYIKLGQSSTTLSGGEAQRVKLATYLQKKPTGKTLFVLDEPTTGLHSYDVANLLVVLNRIVDNGDTVLVIEHNLDVIKTADYIIDLGPEGGIEGGKIIATGTPEQVALNQNSYTGMYLNEMLRKK
- the uvrB gene encoding excinuclease ABC subunit UvrB — its product is MNKYELVSSYQPAGDQPKAINELVNNIKNGVKYQVLEGITGSGKTFTIANVIKEFNRPVLVLSHNKTLASQLYTELKGFFPNNKVEYFVSYFDYYRPEYYHVASDSYSEKVSQNNAELDAMRMSSVNSLLTRNDTIIVASVSAIYGALNPEEYQDNFWEIHIGMKIKREEFLRRLIILQYQRNEIDLGWGTFSSKGDNVFINFSSNENFIVRVEFFGDEIEDITLIDPITKNPIKKVEKQIIFPGQAYTVSRDIIKEACEKIYHEMKERIKYFENNNRLLEAQRIKERTEKDIDSLEEFGICSGIENYALYMDKRLPGQRPYTLLDYFKDKNPLLIIDESHMMIPQLAAMYRGDHARKKTLVEYGFRLPSALDNRPLQLEEFEKYFDFQTIYISATPADYELNKTEGVIIPLYVRPTGLLDPVIEVRKSENQVENIYDEIQKQKIKNERTLILTTTKRLAEELTRYFLERNEKVAYIHSEHKTFERNNILRKLRTGTYDTVIGINLLREGIDLPEVSLIIVLDADKEGFLRSTKSLIQIAGRAARNANGRVIFYADNLTNSMKECIEDNLYKRSLQISYNREHNIIPKTIQKPIPELINGNNQLINNVQQFLNAKDKKEKTTLTKKELIAELTKQMQEATRVLDYEKAIELRDMIFELRETK
- a CDS encoding ABC transporter permease subunit; its protein translation is MYLKIKLFLQKHLFYRYISKNNVTYLKSKILLKHLLIILAIFILITTISLLNLSLNINEFGLNVFKNNLVNIFKFSEKSSYILGNENSNLWILSINYLWITIKYTLVGSFLGFIIALTTSYITSKNNLKNFLRIPFSIIIIFLRSIPELVFITIFTNSFNSYLAIVLVFFWFSWLWLHKYYLEMFNSLNYKEIYLLKKLGNNNFKIFFNYIWPRISNRIIAQFLYSFESNIRWSSILATLGLGGIGTLIYYGSYSSFRLNELGIPFVILFIFIVFLELFNFIFLNFILRNKSAFYTQKRYLNSVNKTKYICSWKFYFNLLLLLMPLILTIYVLITIDYTSLNLYSSKNIFVSFFNPDWSVFDALSKDINLNPFLQILQTILFSTFISLLSLILTITFLPLFSRLLFNKYYVLFNKIIMTFLRIIPVIIFFFILNTLFFSPLTLLLLILTFHQITVLTKLFSEMIDKFNKNDYHNLKIQGYSKSKIYFLFLIPSIKHELISIFIFYLEINFRNLLTYSIYSQNELVLGSKISYFLNEKFLDLNKAFSYVWISTFTIISINLIKYLIHNRLNKVKLWPLKLIKINFFNI